GATTGAAGTTGGGGCTGGACCTTAAAGGCGGTGTACACCTTGTACTTGAGGTGGATTTGGAAACCTCCAAAGCGGCACTGCTCCGCGAACACGCACTCTCTATTCCCGAACGGCTTCGCGCCGAGGATGTCTTATGTCGAGACGTTCAACAGGTCAGTGATCAGGATGTCCTGAATGTGTTTGTCGGTATTCCGTCTCGACTCCGAGCGGATGCTACACAAAAAGCTGCCTATATTGAAAAAGCCGAGGAGCTCTTGAACGAAATTGAATTTTTTGAGGACGCACAGATTCAAGCCGAAACAGAAACACAATCTACATACCAGTTGAAACTCAGCACATCGGGCATAGAAAAATATACCGAACAGGCGATTGAACAGGTCCTCATTGTGCTCCGAAATCGCGTCGATGCCTTCGGCGTTTCGGAACCCTCTATCCGTCGGGAGGCAAATCACCCCCGAATCATTGTTGAACTCCCTGGTGCTAAAGATTCCTCGAAACCCCTTCAAATCGTAAAGACAATGGGGAGGCTCGAATTCAAACTCGTTAAAAAATCACCCACTGGCGGGAGTTTATGGAGTGGCACTGCCGATACACCCCCACCCGATAATATACCCGAAGACAGTGAAATCCGATACCACTACGAGACAGGCAACTGGTACGTCTTAGAGAGTCCTGTACTTTTAAGCGGGGACCGCATTAACGACGCTGGACCCTCTACCGGGAGAACGAGTTTCGACATAGTTGTTTCGATGAGTTTTGATAGTATTGGGAGACGCAAGTTTGCGGAAGTCACAGGCGACCACATTGGTGAACACTTGGCGATTCTCCTTGACGGAAGGATCCAATCCGCACCTGTTATTCAAGACCAAATTGTCGGAAACGCCATTATTCAAGGGAACTTCACTTATGAGGAAGCCAGTTACCTTTCCAATATCCTGAAAGCCGGGGCGTTTCCTGTCGGTGTCCAGATCGCCGAGGAGCGGACGGTCGGGCCCACCCTTGGACAAGAATCCATTGATGATGGCATTAAAGCTGTGCTCATCGGTCTGGGCGGGGTCTTAATTTTCGTGATGATCTACTACCGTTTATCTGGGATCATCGCTATTACCGCCCTCGTTTTTAATATGCTCATCATTCTGGGTGCCTTGGCGGGATTTGGTGCAGCGTTGACGCTGCCGGGTATCGCCGGACTTGTCCTCACTATTGGTATGGCTGTTGACGCGAATGTACTCATCTTTGAGCGAATTCGCGAAGAATTGCGAACCGGTAAAACCGTCTGGTCCGCTATCGAAAGCGGCTATCAACGTGCATTTATAACGATCTTAGATGCCAACCTGACGACATTCTTTACCGCTCTTGTCCTTTATCACTTTGGCACAGGTCCAATTAAAGGATTTGCTTTAACACTCGGTATCGGTATCCTCGCAAGTATGTTTACAGCGATTGTTGTCACACGCGAAATATACGGTTGGACAGTCGGAAACAAGGACGTACAAAAACTTAGCATTTAATGGCTGTCAGCCGTCGGCAGTCAGCAGTCAGTCGGGCATGTGGTATTTATGAACATTTTTGCTGCTATACGCGAGGGACTGACCGCTGAAAGGATTTTACGAGGCACTCGTAAAATCCGTCCTGACCGCTGATTGCTAATTATAGATTTTACTACAGTGGAGGAGTGGTTGTCGAAAGGATAGAGGTCAGTCTGCTGATAACTATTAACCGATAACTATTGAAACTTTGGAATTACTCAGAAATACAAACTTCGATTTTATTAGCAAATATCGCACTGGATTTATATTATCAGCCGTGGTCATCGTTATCGGCATAGTCTTTCTCGCAATCCATCAAGGACCGAACTTTGGGATTGACTTTCGTGGGGGCGTTAAAATCCAAGCCAAGTTCAACAGAGTGGTCTCGGAGGCGGAATTGCAATCCAAACTTGCTGAAATTGGTTATGAACGTGCCACGATACAGATAGATGAAAGCAGAAATGAAGCGTCTATCTCTATGGGACACCGTCCGGAATTTCAGCAGCAGTTGATTGATATTCCGATTATGGCGGATCCGGGCGATGCAACTGCCATGCGTCTGCAGGTGAGCAGTACTGTTGAAAAATTGCATCTATTAGAAGTTGGTGAAACTGTTGAGCTCATTGATGGCAATCTGCGACAACGCAATGAGATTACGGCACTCGACACTGTTGCCGACAGCAACGCCGTCCAGTTAACCTTTGCGAACCCGTTCGGAATTGATTTGAGCGAGAACGCACATATCCAAATCCAAGCGAGTGTCGGCAGAATCCTCACAGATGCCTTGCTCGAAGGCGGAAACGATTGGCAAGCACTTGTTGGAGGTGTCAATGTCTCGGAAGTCCTTCCCAGTGTCGGGCGCGACCTTAAGTGGGCAGCCCTCTGGTCTGTACTCTGGTCGATCGTTATTTTGTTGGCTTACATCTCTTGGCGGTTTGAATTCCGTTTTGCTATCGGGGCAATTGCCGCCCTCGTCCACGATGTCCTGATTACCTTGGGGATTTTTGCTGTGCTATCAAAAGAGATTAATCTACCCACAGTGGCGGCGTTCCTGACGATTATCGGGTATTCACTCAATGACACGATTGTTGTGTTTGACCGGATTCGGGAAAACTCGCAAACTTTACGCGGCACCGATTATACGACCGTGCTGAACCGAAGCATCAACCAGTCGCTCAGCCGGACGGTTATTACCTCTTTGACAACCCTGTTTGTTGTTCTGGTTATTTTTATCATCACCACTGCAGGGGAAGAGATTAACACGTTCGCCTTGGCACTTATCGTTGGTGTATTGGTCGGGACCTACTCCTCAATCTTCATCGCGAGTCCGATTGTGTATCTCTGGAATCGCGGACAGCAACCGGCTTAATTGTTGTCGGTTATCAGTTATTGGTTATCGGTTAAAGAGAGATTCTGTAACAATGTGCCACTTTTGGCAGTACGCCAAGTTTGGGGTGATTGTTACAAAACGTCTCTTAACTGACGACTGACAACCAACAACTAACCCCTAATTTACATGAAAATATTGATCTTAAGTCCTTATACAACCGGGCAAAAATATAAACCCGATAACCCCCTTCAGCGTGAAGATACCGTTTCACCTGAACGCCTTAAGGCGAGAATAAAAGAGTTATGCGGTTACAATGCTGAGGGGTGGTACCACGAAGATAGAGACTACACCGCACCCGCTGGAGAGATGTTCACCGGTCCCATGCATACGCAATTGCGTGAGGGATTGAGACACATTCGGGAACATGAAGGTTATGGCGAAACGACGCTCGACCTTTATTTTCCGTGGTATGCGTGTCGCGTTGACGGAAGAAAAACTCCTGTTGGTGAGAAGGATACAATCGTTCCTTTTGATATAGCACCGCTTCATGACACTAAGGTTTTGAAGTTAGGCGAGACGGGTGTTCCTGAAGCGATAGCGACTTTAATTGATCGCTACGACCTCGTTTTCTCGCTCTTGCGGCAAGAAGACATTATATCCCTACAACGTGTTTTTGAGATGCAACGGTCAACACCTCTGGTTTTCCTACTTGCCCCGAGCCACAGGCATGTCGTTAATGAGAGTTTGTCCAATGTCCACGTTATTGAGACAGGACGAAATTTAGCAAAAGCCATCCGTGCCACGAATTGGTCAATAAAGGGAGTCGTCGTGAGACGTTTGTGTGAAGCTGCCTGTCGAGACGGTTTTCACGTCTTTGCGCAAGTCAAACAAGACCCCCAACAGTTACTTGAGATCATCCAGAACCAATAACTGTAGTAAAACCTAAAAACAAATAGACGCTTTCTCCCCTGGTAGGCGAGGTTTCCTAACCTCGCCGCCTTTGTCCTAAAATACGCTGTAGCATAAACTGTTAGGTTGTGCTACCCAAATATCTGTGTTTGTCCAGGTATCTCCATAGTAAATTTATCCCTTAAACTAAACGCCCCTGATAAAGCTTAAATTTGACTTGACGCGTAGGGGTTGAATGTGGTATTTTTTAGTAGACCTTTTGGGAGGGTTTTTTGAAAAAAGAAAAGGGTTTCTGGCTTGATCTATGGGTAAACAGTAAAACAGGTATTGTGCTTTTCCTGGTTTCTGTCTTTTTTATCATCTATAGCCTAATAGCTATAAGGTATGAGATAGGGCAAGGATGGCGCGGACACCCATCTGTTCAAGATGTCTTGATGGATATTTCGAGATTTATCCCTGTCGCGGGAGCATTTGTAGCTACATTGATAGGGGGTATTGACTTGATTGTATTCTTTTCGGGTTTATACATAGATTGGAGAAAAAAGCGTTTCCAGAAGGCGGTCGCATCCGCTGTTGAGGCAGCGAGATCGGAGGCTTACGCAGAAGGTTACGCAGCGGGCCAGCGAGACAAAGACTCTGGGGACAACTAAACAGGAGGCAATAGCAGTATCATGTTACTTTCAGATTGGTATGCCAGATGGAAAGAGAAGCATATTCAAGCAGCGGTTGAAGCAGCCAGAAAGCACGCCTATGAAGAAGGCTATGAGGCTGGTAAGGCGGGAGTCTCTGAAAATGTGCAAGGCGTAAAGAAAAATAATGCCGTAACACGCGAATCAAATGTTGTCTTGCATGAACATAAAGCAGCGGTTGTAACGCCTAAGAAAAAGGAAACGAAATAGTTTAATCCTGTGATCTAAGCAAACGTAGGTTTAACTTTAGCACATACGGAATCAATGTCTAATGCACCTGTGGCATTCCTCATGGTTGATTCTCTACCCTATGCTGAACTTACGTTGGTAAACGTAATGTCGAGACAAAGATCTTCAAACCCACGATTGTTGATTCTTTCGTGTTCTCGGAAGAAACATCCTGCCCAGGGTTTACTGCCCGCCTTAGAACGTTATGATGGACCAGCGTATCGGGTGATAAATAAGTTCCTACGAGTTCACCCATCTGAGAAACAATCACTTAATGTGTATATTTTATCAGCAAGATTTGGATTGATTTCGGATGATGAACGAATTCCTAACTGTGATCATAGCGTCCTCTCCAGTGGTTGGTGAGTCAGTTGACAGGTTTAGCTGTGGGCACTTTTCACACAAATGAAGCCAGAAGAGTCTTGCAACAGCTTGGAATAGATATCTATCGAAAAGAATAAGGGTTTAGTGATGAGTACAGAATCTTCTATTGGTACAGTTTCGCCTGATAACGGAACACAAGCGGATAGGTCGGAAGTAAATGAGCGATTAACCGAGAATGATGTACAAGAAGACCTCCGTCGCCAGCCTCAGTTAATGATGAAAACACTGTTGATAGCTGAGAATCTGCGGGATAATTATTTCCGTAATACAGCGCGTTTTATACGTCATTTACGTCGACGTCGAGCTATAGACGCGACTAATAAAGGAATGCGCGATAGTTCCATTCTTCAGGCTTACTCAGTCAAGGATGCGTCTTGGGGAGATTTTAAAGATGAATTAGTTAGTTTTATTGACAGAGGAATCGGTCAGACACAATTATCCCAAGTGCCGCTCCTATTGCGGGTCGGATCTTATGAGGTACATGTAGGTAACAGGAACATGACCGAGCGGGAAAATTTTGGCTATTACCCGGTAATCTTCGGAGACTTTGAAGGCGGTAGTAAGGAGCGAAGAGATTTTCCCGATATCGTTCGCATTACTGCTGAATTACTGAGTGGACTTTCAGTACTGAATCGCAATCAGAGTCTAAGAGTCCTGCTGTTTCACGGACCATTGGTTTATTTGATGGACGCTTACGCAGGTCATACACCCTTCACCGAAGCAGACATTGACCTATTTCTAAAACACTATTCAGATGATAAAGAACAAGCAGATCAGTTGAAAGAAGATTTTCTTAAAGAAGCCCGGCTTGATATTTATCCAGCTATGGCTGAGGGAAGGTCCGATGAGTGGGCAGATCGTCGGTTTTTTGAACCGTTGTCATGGATTGCATTTCTCTATAGAAAATTGATTGCTGTGGCACTAAATAGAGAACCTCGTCCTATCATTGCAGGAGTTGTAGAACGTGGGAGATCGCGCGAGTTTTGCGAGGAAGTGTTACTTAAACGC
This is a stretch of genomic DNA from Candidatus Poribacteria bacterium. It encodes these proteins:
- the secF gene encoding protein translocase subunit SecF, with protein sequence MELLRNTNFDFISKYRTGFILSAVVIVIGIVFLAIHQGPNFGIDFRGGVKIQAKFNRVVSEAELQSKLAEIGYERATIQIDESRNEASISMGHRPEFQQQLIDIPIMADPGDATAMRLQVSSTVEKLHLLEVGETVELIDGNLRQRNEITALDTVADSNAVQLTFANPFGIDLSENAHIQIQASVGRILTDALLEGGNDWQALVGGVNVSEVLPSVGRDLKWAALWSVLWSIVILLAYISWRFEFRFAIGAIAALVHDVLITLGIFAVLSKEINLPTVAAFLTIIGYSLNDTIVVFDRIRENSQTLRGTDYTTVLNRSINQSLSRTVITSLTTLFVVLVIFIITTAGEEINTFALALIVGVLVGTYSSIFIASPIVYLWNRGQQPA
- a CDS encoding DNA double-strand break repair nuclease NurA, translating into MSTESSIGTVSPDNGTQADRSEVNERLTENDVQEDLRRQPQLMMKTLLIAENLRDNYFRNTARFIRHLRRRRAIDATNKGMRDSSILQAYSVKDASWGDFKDELVSFIDRGIGQTQLSQVPLLLRVGSYEVHVGNRNMTERENFGYYPVIFGDFEGGSKERRDFPDIVRITAELLSGLSVLNRNQSLRVLLFHGPLVYLMDAYAGHTPFTEADIDLFLKHYSDDKEQADQLKEDFLKEARLDIYPAMAEGRSDEWADRRFFEPLSWIAFLYRKLIAVALNREPRPIIAGVVERGRSREFCEEVLLKRVFRSLSERGNQNYFNDLFSLSDLTSPKNLMDRLGYTDNLLLGLLLDTGEYSEHWKMNKSSGLGAGAIRLPGESGSSTVDFSCLREDNQFGFPTVKGTYIRVSENTEPIRIEIFSELGENQVREAARRVYLYSRLLPNYGFPVGLDIADKFAHVPSWMTRAGDKMILHTLGMSLQKGAISDADMRRVLVQAIYMTPRDWFLRPTVEG
- the secD gene encoding protein translocase subunit SecD — its product is MYRFSVWKIVLILGVLVFAALYLIPTPDDFYNPLYGNLPLWMQEKLPPFEVNEDNAFKVNLAEVEYPEGINFQDTTFELQDVFRVHLRKLGLEETLDYEFDTTEAREFYVRMLSEKALQNPGATLDNLHLYGSLPGTLRRLIPDSRLKLGLDLKGGVHLVLEVDLETSKAALLREHALSIPERLRAEDVLCRDVQQVSDQDVLNVFVGIPSRLRADATQKAAYIEKAEELLNEIEFFEDAQIQAETETQSTYQLKLSTSGIEKYTEQAIEQVLIVLRNRVDAFGVSEPSIRREANHPRIIVELPGAKDSSKPLQIVKTMGRLEFKLVKKSPTGGSLWSGTADTPPPDNIPEDSEIRYHYETGNWYVLESPVLLSGDRINDAGPSTGRTSFDIVVSMSFDSIGRRKFAEVTGDHIGEHLAILLDGRIQSAPVIQDQIVGNAIIQGNFTYEEASYLSNILKAGAFPVGVQIAEERTVGPTLGQESIDDGIKAVLIGLGGVLIFVMIYYRLSGIIAITALVFNMLIILGALAGFGAALTLPGIAGLVLTIGMAVDANVLIFERIREELRTGKTVWSAIESGYQRAFITILDANLTTFFTALVLYHFGTGPIKGFALTLGIGILASMFTAIVVTREIYGWTVGNKDVQKLSI